One genomic segment of Ctenopharyngodon idella isolate HZGC_01 chromosome 7, HZGC01, whole genome shotgun sequence includes these proteins:
- the psmd9 gene encoding 26S proteasome non-ATPase regulatory subunit 9 isoform X1, which translates to MKMTEVNNAVEPSVTEEDVRLLIKRKEDIEEQIKAYYDMLQAQGGVGMDGPLVDVEGFPRADVDLYKVRTARHSISCLQNDHKAIMVEIEEALHKLHATARVRHEKDETKMEATEQSVSLPSPFALVDAVTQGSPAFQAGLRVGDEIMEFGSVNTQNFRNLRDIASVVQHSEGKSLRVGLFRNGQEVHLNLTPRNWSGRGLLGCNLVPLQR; encoded by the exons atgaaaatgacagagGTAAACAACGCTGTTGAGCCAAGTGTAACTGAAGAGGATGTACGACtactaataaaaagaaaagaagatattgAAGAGCAAATCAAAGCATACTACGACATGCTCCAAGCT CAGGGAGGTGTAGGCATGGACGGTCCTCTAGTTGATGTCGAAGGCTTTCCCCGTGCAGATGTGGATTTGTACAAGGTCCGAACAGCAAGGCACAGTATCTCTT GTTTACAGAATGATCACAAAGCTATCATGGTGGAGATAGAGGAGGCTCTTCATAAGCTCCATGCTACAGCACGGGTCAGACATGAGAAGGATGAGACAAAGATGGAAGCCACTGAACAGTCTGTGTCTCTGCCATCCCCATTTGCCCTGGTAGACGCTGTAACACAGGGTTCCCCTGCTTTTCAAGCT GGTTTGAGAGTTGGTGATGAGATTATGGAGTTTGGGTCCGTAAATACACAAAACTTCAGGAATCTGCGTGACATCGCTTCTGTTGTCCAACATAGTGAAGGG AAATCCCTTCGTGTTGGACTGTTTCGAAATGGACAAGAAGTACATCTTAATTTGACTCCGCGGAATTGGTCTGGTAGAGGATTACTAGG GTGCAACTTAGTACCTCTTCAGAGATGA
- the psmd9 gene encoding 26S proteasome non-ATPase regulatory subunit 9 isoform X2, translating into MKMTEVNNAVEPSVTEEDVRLLIKRKEDIEEQIKAYYDMLQAGGVGMDGPLVDVEGFPRADVDLYKVRTARHSISCLQNDHKAIMVEIEEALHKLHATARVRHEKDETKMEATEQSVSLPSPFALVDAVTQGSPAFQAGLRVGDEIMEFGSVNTQNFRNLRDIASVVQHSEGKSLRVGLFRNGQEVHLNLTPRNWSGRGLLGCNLVPLQR; encoded by the exons atgaaaatgacagagGTAAACAACGCTGTTGAGCCAAGTGTAACTGAAGAGGATGTACGACtactaataaaaagaaaagaagatattgAAGAGCAAATCAAAGCATACTACGACATGCTCCAAGCT GGAGGTGTAGGCATGGACGGTCCTCTAGTTGATGTCGAAGGCTTTCCCCGTGCAGATGTGGATTTGTACAAGGTCCGAACAGCAAGGCACAGTATCTCTT GTTTACAGAATGATCACAAAGCTATCATGGTGGAGATAGAGGAGGCTCTTCATAAGCTCCATGCTACAGCACGGGTCAGACATGAGAAGGATGAGACAAAGATGGAAGCCACTGAACAGTCTGTGTCTCTGCCATCCCCATTTGCCCTGGTAGACGCTGTAACACAGGGTTCCCCTGCTTTTCAAGCT GGTTTGAGAGTTGGTGATGAGATTATGGAGTTTGGGTCCGTAAATACACAAAACTTCAGGAATCTGCGTGACATCGCTTCTGTTGTCCAACATAGTGAAGGG AAATCCCTTCGTGTTGGACTGTTTCGAAATGGACAAGAAGTACATCTTAATTTGACTCCGCGGAATTGGTCTGGTAGAGGATTACTAGG GTGCAACTTAGTACCTCTTCAGAGATGA